AGGTGCCCGGCAGCGGCCAGGACTCCGATGTGGCCGGCGAGCCGGCCGGCCATTTCGTGGTGCTGTGCGGCTACGATGCCGACCAGCGGGCCGTGCTGGTGGCCGACCCCTTCCTGCCCAACCCGGTGAGCGGCCGCCAGGTCTACCTGGTGGGCATCGAGCGGGTCCTGGGGGCGATCCTTCTGGGCATCCTCACCCACGACGCCAACTTCCTGGTCATCCAACCGAAAGCCCATGCCAACCCTCATCGTCGTCAATGAGCCCAGGGACTGGCCGCTGGCCATCGAAGGCGCGGAGGTGGTGGCGGCCCGGAGCTATCTGACCGACCCGGCTTACGCCGAGCTCAGGAACGCCCGGGTCTTCAACCTCTGCCGTTCCTACCGCTACCAGACCGCCGGCTACTATGTGTCGCTCCTGGCCGCGGCCCGGGGTCACAAGCCCCAGCCGGACATCACCACCGTTCAGGACCTCAAGTCCCAGACCATGGTGCGCTTCGCCTCCGAGGATCTGGAGGAGGAGATCCAGACCGGCCTGGGCTGCTCCACCGGGACAGAGCGGGAGGTCATCATCATCTTCGGCCATCATCCGGACAAGCGGCTGGAGACGCTCAGCAGCCAGCTCTTCAAGCTCTTCCAGGCGCCGTTCCTCAAGGCCGAGTTCCAGCGGGATCCCCGGGCCTGCCGCTGGCATCTGACCAACATCAACGCCGTGGCCGCCAGCGAGATCCCGGTCGAGCACTGGGAGTTTGCGGTGGCGGTGGCCCGGGACTACTTCTCCGGCCGCCGCCGGCTGGTGCGGCGGCGGGCCAGCTCCCGCTTCGATCTGGCCATCCTGCACGATCCGGCGGAGCGGGAGCCGCCTTCCAACCACCGGGCCATCCAGCGCTTCACCAGGGCGGCCGAGCTGTTGGGGCTGGCGGTGGAGTCCATCCGCAAGGAGGACTATGGCCGGCTGGCCGAGTTCGACGCCCTGTTCATCCGGGAGACCACCAGCGTCAACCACCATACCTACCGCTTCGCCCGGCGCGCCGCTGCCGAGGGCCTGGTGGTGGTGGACGATCCGGAGTCGATCCTGAAGTGCACCAACAAGGTCTTCCTGGCCGAAGTCCTCACCCGCCACAAGGTGCCGGTGCCCCGCACCCTCATCGTCCACCGGGACAACGC
This DNA window, taken from Thermodesulfobacteriota bacterium, encodes the following:
- a CDS encoding RimK family protein; translated protein: MPTLIVVNEPRDWPLAIEGAEVVAARSYLTDPAYAELRNARVFNLCRSYRYQTAGYYVSLLAAARGHKPQPDITTVQDLKSQTMVRFASEDLEEEIQTGLGCSTGTEREVIIIFGHHPDKRLETLSSQLFKLFQAPFLKAEFQRDPRACRWHLTNINAVAASEIPVEHWEFAVAVARDYFSGRRRLVRRRASSRFDLAILHDPAEREPPSNHRAIQRFTRAAELLGLAVESIRKEDYGRLAEFDALFIRETTSVNHHTYRFARRAAAEGLVVVDDPESILKCTNKVFLAEVLTRHKVPVPRTLIVHRDNAEAIVPELGLPCVLKKPDSSFSQGVVKVESAADLGQLVPRLLDKSDLIIAQEFVPTPFDWRVGIFDRQPLYVCKYFMAKKHWQIIKRDSAGRKTADGESQTLPVEHAPGELIRTALRAANLVGDGLYGVDLKERDGRFVVIEVNDNPNIDAGIEDAALKEELYLRIMRVMLRRIEARKRGQWSWA